Proteins co-encoded in one Arachis stenosperma cultivar V10309 chromosome 7, arast.V10309.gnm1.PFL2, whole genome shotgun sequence genomic window:
- the LOC130942187 gene encoding 17.3 kDa class I heat shock protein-like, with amino-acid sequence MSLIPTFFGRRPTPFDPFALDAWDPFETFPFPPVPLRRHHQQQQLFPAEASSFLRANVDWKETPAAHVFKADVPGLKKEEVKVEIEDDRVLRISGERNRESEERNDTWHRVERSSGRFERSFRLPENAMVDQVKAAMEDGVLTVTVPKVQNRKKADVRSVQISG; translated from the coding sequence ATGTCTCTCATTCCCACTTTCTTCGGTCGCCGACCCACCCCGTTCGACCCCTTCGCTCTCGATGCCTGGGATCCATTCGAAACCTTCCCGTTCCCTCCCGTTCCCTTGCGCCGCCACCACCAGCAGCAGCAGTTATTCCCTGCCGAAGCGTCGTCGTTTTTGCGCGCCAATGTTGACTGGAAGGAGACACCTGCTGCTCACGTGTTCAAGGCGGATGTGCCTGGCttgaagaaggaagaggtgAAGGTTGAGATCGAGGACGATAGGGTGCTCCGAATCAGCGGTGAGAGGAACCGCGAGAGCGAGGAGAGGAATGACACGTGGCACCGCGTAGAGCGAAGTAGCGGCAGGTTCGAGAGAAGCTTCAGGCTCCCCGAGAATGCCATGGTTGATCAGGTCAAGGCCGCCATGGAAGACGGTGTTCTCACCGTCACCGTTCCCAAGGTTCAGAACAGGAAGAAGGCTGACGTCAGATCCGTTCAGATCTCCGGCTGA